Part of the Cytophagales bacterium genome is shown below.
TGTAAGATCATCATACCTCCCCCCACCACAAACACTGCCAATGTTTACATTATTAACTACAGCTTCAAATATTGTTCCTGTATAATATGCAAGACCTCTGGCTAAAGAGGTGTCAAACAAACAATGACTATGATTATGACTGTGACACAGATTAGAAATATATTCAAAAACTTGATGGAGTTCTTGTAGACCCTGAATACCTGGTGCAGAATCTTTCAGGTAATTCTTAAGTTTATTTAATTTTTCCTGGTTGCTATCCTTTATTTCCAGAATAGCCATAAGTTTCGAAACGGCACTTTTAGATAAACCTTTATCAGCTAATTCTTTCTTTACTCCCTCCTCTCCTATCTTATTGAGCTTATCTATGGCAACACAAATTTCAGATTCTTTATTTCTTTCACCGATCATTTCAGCTACTCCTTTTAGAATTTTGCGGTGATTGATCTTTATCGTAAAATCCTTTATACCAAACCTGGTTAATATTTCATCAATCATTATGATCATTTCCGCTTCACAAAGCAAAGAATCGCTCCCTATAACATCAACATCGCACTGATAAAATTCTCTGTAGCGTCCTTTTTGCGGTCTTTCAGCACGCCAAACCGGTTGGATCTGGTATCTTTTAAAGGGAAAGGTTATATCATTACGATTCATTGCTACATAGCGGGCGAAAGGGACTGTAAGATCATAACGAAGTGCCTGCTCGGGCATTTTTTTAAGAGATGCTTTGGTTAGATCATTCATACTGGTTCTGGTCAAAAGATCCCCGGAATGGATAATATTAAAGATAAGCTTACTCTCCTCCTCACCATATTTTCCAATTAGTGTTGTCAGGTTTTCCATAGCAGGCGTTTCAAGAGGCTCAAAGCCATACTTCTCAAATGTAGATTTAATTATATCAAATATATAATTCCTCCGGACCATTTTTGATGGGCCGAAATCTCTTGTCCCTTTGGGGATTGATGGTTTTGGGTTGTTCATTCTATGTATAATGCTAATATACTAACTATTTTTAGTTCATGGTTTTTTTGTTATTAGTTTTAGTTCATTGGTTCAATAGTTTGCTAATGCCGGACTCATGGCACGACCAACAAACTAAAAAACTATAACCATAAACTATCAAACCATAACCAATAACTAAAAACTAAAAACCAACTTTAGTATCATTAGTATAAATTAGTATATTAGCATTATATTATCCGTATATTTGCGTCAGTACGATTTACAAATAAAGGCATTTATCAATTAATAATAATAAAAATGGGTAAAGAAAGATCACAACGAAAAGAAAGAAAAAACCGAAGCAGAGCTATTCAAAAGAAAAAAAGAATAAAGCTTTTAAATTACCAGCCGGTGATTAAGAAGGTTGATATGGAGGCAATTAAAAAGGGTTTTGAATCAAAATC
Proteins encoded:
- a CDS encoding histidine--tRNA ligase produces the protein MNNPKPSIPKGTRDFGPSKMVRRNYIFDIIKSTFEKYGFEPLETPAMENLTTLIGKYGEEESKLIFNIIHSGDLLTRTSMNDLTKASLKKMPEQALRYDLTVPFARYVAMNRNDITFPFKRYQIQPVWRAERPQKGRYREFYQCDVDVIGSDSLLCEAEMIIMIDEILTRFGIKDFTIKINHRKILKGVAEMIGERNKESEICVAIDKLNKIGEEGVKKELADKGLSKSAVSKLMAILEIKDSNQEKLNKLKNYLKDSAPGIQGLQELHQVFEYISNLCHSHNHSHCLFDTSLARGLAYYTGTIFEAVVNNVNIGSVCGGGRYDDLTGSFGLLNVSGIGFSFGVDRLYVVLEELKLFREGRLTTTAVMVTNFDEESEKYSLNVLTKLRSAGINSEIYPQQAKLKKQMDYANKKSIPYVILIGSEEIKTGKLTLRDMNSGEQEQLKPEEIIGKLSN